The proteins below come from a single Thermodesulfobacteriota bacterium genomic window:
- a CDS encoding ATP-binding protein, translated as MNGILGMTELALMEDPPPRVREYLGVVQDCARQLLALINDILDLAKVESGKVTLRPADFCLREELGSLLATFHKAVGDKCLTLRERVDEGVPDRVRGDRGRLRQVLTNLLGNAVKFTERGEVELSVSLAEPARDGKGPRLCFAVRDTGIGIGPEHLGTIFESFSQAHSAHAQYGGTGLGLAIAKQLVALMGGEIGVESCPGEGSTLAFTAAFDPPEAPRPDLHRPKPAAPAAGLHVLLAEDDAVSRAVAKAYLEKMGHRVTAVGDGREALATLDREAFDVVLMDVRMPRLDGVEAVRRLRELEATRGGRTPVVALTAHAIHGDRERFLAAGMDDYLSKPLEFPELGAVLQRVAARKLPP; from the coding sequence ATCTGGGGGTGGTCCAGGACTGCGCCCGGCAGCTCCTCGCCCTGATCAACGACATTCTGGACCTGGCCAAGGTGGAGTCGGGAAAGGTGACCCTGCGCCCCGCGGACTTCTGCCTGCGCGAGGAGCTGGGCTCGCTCCTGGCCACCTTCCACAAGGCGGTCGGCGACAAGTGCCTCACCCTGCGCGAGCGCGTCGATGAGGGGGTGCCGGACCGCGTCCGCGGCGACCGGGGCCGGCTGCGCCAGGTGCTGACCAACCTCCTGGGCAACGCCGTGAAGTTCACCGAGCGGGGCGAGGTCGAGCTCTCGGTCTCCCTGGCCGAGCCCGCCCGGGACGGCAAGGGACCGCGCCTGTGCTTCGCTGTGCGCGACACCGGCATCGGCATCGGCCCGGAGCACCTGGGCACCATCTTCGAGAGCTTCTCCCAGGCCCACAGCGCCCACGCCCAGTACGGGGGCACGGGCCTCGGGCTCGCCATCGCCAAGCAGCTCGTGGCGCTCATGGGCGGGGAGATCGGGGTGGAGAGCTGCCCCGGCGAAGGCAGTACCTTGGCCTTCACCGCGGCCTTCGACCCGCCCGAGGCGCCCCGGCCTGACTTGCACCGACCGAAACCGGCGGCGCCCGCCGCGGGCCTGCACGTGCTCCTGGCCGAGGACGACGCGGTGAGCCGGGCGGTGGCAAAGGCGTATCTGGAGAAGATGGGGCACCGGGTGACCGCCGTCGGCGACGGCCGGGAAGCCCTGGCCACCTTGGATCGCGAAGCCTTCGACGTGGTGCTGATGGACGTGCGGATGCCTCGGTTGGACGGCGTCGAGGCCGTGCGCCGCCTGCGCGAGCTGGAGGCCACCCGGGGCGGCCGCACCCCCGTGGTCGCCCTCACGGCGCACGCCATCCACGGGGACCGGGAGCGCTTTCTCGCGGCCGGCATGGACGACTACCTCTCCAAGCCCCTGGAGTTCCCGGAGCTCGGCGCCGTCCTCCAGCGGGTGGCCGCCCGCAAGCTCCCGCCGTAG